The following proteins are encoded in a genomic region of Hymenobacter siberiensis:
- a CDS encoding GNAT family N-acetyltransferase has product MPIQHDTKNQQFTLSQDGHTGELAYARPAEGVIDVTHTFVDEALRGQGLADDLARAALAFAREEKLKVKASCKFMAGFVQKHHAEYADLLE; this is encoded by the coding sequence ATGCCCATTCAGCACGACACCAAAAACCAGCAATTTACCCTCAGCCAGGACGGCCACACCGGCGAGCTGGCCTACGCCCGCCCCGCCGAGGGTGTTATCGACGTCACCCACACCTTTGTAGACGAGGCCCTGCGCGGCCAGGGCCTGGCCGACGACCTGGCCCGCGCCGCCCTGGCCTTCGCCCGCGAAGAAAAGCTCAAGGTGAAAGCCAGCTGCAAATTTATGGCCGGCTTCGTGCAGAAGCACCACGCCGAATACGCCGACCTGCTGGAATAA